A genomic region of Candidatus Auribacterota bacterium contains the following coding sequences:
- a CDS encoding glycosyltransferase has translation MTTLSVVIPCHNARGTLGACLEALRAQTQKPSEVIVVNDASTDGSDEIAARFGVAVIRSDKRRSAGQARNVGKAHAGGDIIAFTDADALPRADWVEKIRSAFERYPEASGVGGAILDGSRGIAGRLEYLSNFSEYIASRKAGEVSTIPTINVAYRREAIQGIDFIPTTAGEDTTFNAEIGSRGGRLVFDPSISVTHTPSRRGLLSFFRNQYRCGKAFVYPRVRYPLRGQVFLRHPLLLLFMPRLAVLLARYLFTEHLVSFIVLLPLLAAGEVCRTAGVLHQRRVENS, from the coding sequence ATGACAACCCTCAGCGTCGTGATCCCCTGCCATAACGCCCGCGGAACGCTCGGGGCATGCCTCGAGGCGCTCCGGGCGCAAACCCAGAAGCCATCAGAGGTCATCGTGGTCAATGACGCCTCCACCGATGGCTCCGATGAGATCGCCGCGCGATTCGGGGTAGCGGTGATCCGCTCGGATAAACGCCGATCTGCGGGGCAGGCGCGCAATGTCGGCAAGGCGCACGCGGGGGGGGATATCATCGCTTTTACTGACGCGGACGCGCTGCCGCGGGCTGACTGGGTTGAGAAGATACGCTCCGCATTCGAGCGTTACCCTGAAGCCTCGGGGGTCGGGGGAGCAATCCTCGACGGCTCACGTGGTATCGCGGGCAGGCTCGAGTACCTCTCTAATTTCTCGGAGTATATCGCCTCCAGAAAGGCGGGAGAGGTCTCCACCATTCCGACGATAAACGTCGCCTACCGGCGCGAGGCGATCCAGGGAATTGATTTCATCCCCACCACGGCCGGTGAGGACACCACGTTCAACGCTGAGATCGGCTCTCGCGGCGGGCGCCTCGTCTTCGACCCGTCAATCAGCGTGACCCATACCCCCTCGCGCAGGGGGCTCCTCTCGTTCTTCCGCAACCAGTACCGGTGCGGCAAGGCCTTCGTGTATCCGCGCGTGCGCTACCCGTTGCGCGGACAGGTATTCCTCCGCCACCCGCTCCTCCTGCTCTTCATGCCTCGCCTTGCGGTGCTCCTCGCGCGATACCTGTTTACTGAACACCTCGTCTCCTTTATAGTATTGTTGCCTCTCCTCGCCGCGGGCGAGGTGTGCCGCACCGCGGGGGTATTGCATCAACGCAGGGTTGAAAATTCATAA
- a CDS encoding radical SAM protein produces MGTLRAAGQAVRLVKDTIVPGRGLFQLTHFVTSACDARCTHCFYAVNRAGRELTLDEISRVAHSIGCLRFLLISGGEPFLRTDLPGIVEAYFHETSFMSLSIPTNGLKTREILEAVRRICSISPDLSFSLSVSLDGFQELHDGLRGVKGIFENALRTLGGTRELQGQYRNLYVGVVTTLMKENQGELDRFIDFIFNEFHPDSHTLNLWRGEGPGERPVGVTPETYLALNRKLEERYSGGGGRSLGSSSVSRKRRLRNAVNRLRYRYIARVWREGESVIPCKAGEREIVLAEGGEVFPCELMFNRSLGNVRDCGCDVMKLLRGERASDFLEWRRAQKCFCTHECNTRTLLLLRPSTLLRAVIGLR; encoded by the coding sequence ATGGGAACGCTTAGGGCGGCCGGGCAGGCGGTGAGGCTGGTGAAAGACACTATCGTGCCGGGCCGCGGCCTTTTTCAACTGACGCACTTCGTCACGTCTGCGTGCGACGCGCGGTGCACCCACTGCTTTTACGCGGTCAACAGGGCCGGGCGCGAACTCACCCTCGATGAAATCAGTCGAGTGGCGCACTCCATAGGGTGCCTCCGTTTCCTCCTCATTTCCGGCGGAGAGCCTTTTTTGAGAACTGATCTTCCCGGCATCGTCGAGGCCTACTTCCATGAAACCTCGTTCATGAGCCTCTCCATACCAACGAACGGTCTCAAAACGCGCGAGATCCTAGAAGCGGTGCGGCGCATCTGCTCGATTTCTCCCGATCTCTCCTTCAGCCTCTCGGTCTCTCTGGATGGCTTTCAGGAACTGCACGACGGCCTCCGCGGCGTGAAGGGGATCTTCGAAAATGCGCTCCGCACGCTGGGCGGCACCCGGGAGCTCCAGGGGCAGTACCGGAATCTGTATGTGGGGGTGGTCACCACCCTCATGAAAGAGAACCAGGGCGAACTGGACCGCTTCATTGACTTTATTTTCAATGAGTTCCATCCGGACTCGCACACGCTCAACCTCTGGCGCGGCGAAGGTCCCGGCGAACGTCCCGTTGGGGTGACCCCGGAGACGTATCTCGCGCTCAACCGGAAACTGGAGGAGAGGTATTCCGGCGGGGGGGGCCGATCCTTGGGCTCATCCTCTGTCTCCCGGAAGCGGCGCCTCCGCAACGCGGTCAACAGGCTCCGCTACCGGTACATCGCCCGCGTGTGGCGGGAGGGTGAATCCGTGATCCCCTGCAAGGCGGGTGAGCGGGAGATTGTCCTCGCAGAGGGCGGCGAGGTATTTCCCTGCGAGCTCATGTTCAACCGTTCGCTCGGGAACGTGCGCGACTGCGGCTGTGACGTCATGAAGCTCCTGCGTGGGGAAAGGGCGAGTGACTTTCTCGAGTGGCGGAGGGCGCAGAAGTGCTTCTGCACGCACGAGTGCAACACACGTACGCTCCTCCTCCTGCGCCCCTCCACGCTGCTGCGCGCGGTGATCGGCCTGCGCTGA
- the mtnP gene encoding S-methyl-5'-thioadenosine phosphorylase, with product MKGQRIGVIGGSGLYDMDGLEEVREERIDTPFGPPSDNYVIGRIHQREVVFLPRHGCGHRLMPTEINYRANIFGMKKLGVCWIISMSAVGSLREKYKPLDIVIVDQFFDRTSKRPSTFFGDGLVVHIAFAEPVCGTLAGILYDAGREIGASVHRGGTYVNMEGPAFSTKAEAGVYRALGLDLIGMTNLVEAKLSREAEICYATIALVTDYDCWHPEHEAVTVEAIVRNLRKNAQTARDLIKNAIGKIPHEQDCSCARALENAIITQREKIPAPVIQKLWPIVGKYLKRR from the coding sequence ATGAAAGGGCAGAGGATCGGTGTGATCGGAGGGAGCGGCCTGTATGACATGGACGGCCTCGAGGAGGTGCGTGAGGAGCGGATCGACACCCCGTTCGGCCCCCCCTCGGACAATTACGTGATTGGCCGGATTCACCAGCGCGAGGTGGTGTTCCTCCCGCGCCACGGATGCGGACACCGCCTGATGCCCACGGAGATCAACTATCGCGCGAATATTTTCGGCATGAAGAAGCTCGGCGTGTGCTGGATCATCTCCATGAGCGCTGTGGGCAGCCTCCGGGAAAAATACAAACCCCTGGATATCGTCATCGTTGACCAATTCTTCGATCGCACCAGCAAAAGGCCGTCAACCTTTTTTGGAGATGGGTTGGTGGTGCACATCGCATTTGCCGAGCCGGTGTGCGGGACGCTCGCCGGGATACTGTACGATGCGGGCAGGGAAATAGGCGCCAGTGTGCACAGGGGGGGGACCTACGTGAACATGGAAGGTCCCGCGTTCTCAACCAAGGCAGAGGCGGGAGTCTACCGCGCGCTGGGGCTGGACCTGATCGGCATGACCAATCTCGTGGAGGCGAAGCTCTCCCGCGAGGCGGAGATCTGCTATGCGACGATCGCGTTGGTCACCGACTACGATTGCTGGCACCCCGAGCATGAGGCGGTAACGGTGGAGGCGATCGTCAGAAATCTCAGGAAGAATGCCCAGACCGCCAGGGATTTGATCAAGAACGCGATCGGAAAGATACCGCACGAGCAGGACTGTTCCTGCGCGCGCGCCCTCGAAAACGCCATCATCACCCAGCGTGAGAAGATACCAGCCCCTGTGATACAGAAGCTCTGGCCCATCGTGGGGAAGTACCTGAAACGCAGGTAG